From the Chiroxiphia lanceolata isolate bChiLan1 chromosome 6, bChiLan1.pri, whole genome shotgun sequence genome, the window AAAGCCCCACTGGCAGGAACTCTGAGCCTTGGTGACTTGGTTTTAATAGTCCACAGGGTAGAGAAGCTCAGTTTTGAGACAGAGAAAGCTCAGATCTGTTGAATAGGAAAGATTCAAAGCAGATTTCAAAGCAACAAGTTTCATgagtgtccctgcctatggtgGGAGGTTTGGAACTCAATGATCTGTGAAATTCCTTCCAATCctaaccattctgtgatgattctatgattattcaTCAGATCATCCAGCATCCACCCCAGGCAGGAGTTCCCCTGCCACCCACCACATTTCCTTGTGCTGCAGTTAATTCCAGTCAGCTGCAGCTAGACCCACACCAGTATTGCCCCAGGACACCTCCATGCCCAGAGCAtctcagaatcatagaattggGGTGGCAGGGGTTTAAACAGCTGGTTTAGggtggatattaggaaaagtttctttacCAGAAGGtgatcaggcactggaacagggtccccagggaGCCTGACAGAactcaaggagcatttggacacactctcaggcacatggtgggattgttggggttgtcctgtacagggccaggagttggactcaatgatcctcatgggtcctttccaacccaggatattttatgattctattttattatgatttcattttatgatGATTCCATTTTATGATGATTCCACTGTGTTGTCTCTATTTTGAGGCTCTGACACATCTTCAAAAGTCCTCTGGAAGGCAGCACTAACAGAGAGTGTGAACTTCTTTTCACAGCTCCCAGCCAAGAAGTAAATAAGAGGGTGGACGCTGCTGTTGGCACAGACGAGCGGGAGGGAGGCGCTGAggacaaagacagaaaaatcaaacaccCTGAGCAAGAGCCAGTACCCAAAATCAGCAgtgaagaaggggaagaagatgACAGCCAGAAGGACCACAGCACAGAGCTTCCTTGGAGGATGTTTCCATGAGCAGCATAGGAAAACAAGCAGGGTTAGACCAGAGCAGATCAGGGTGAGCACCGATAAGAGGTAGCTCAGGACAAAGGTGATGAGCGCTGAAGGGTGGGAGTAGAGGGTCATGgtgagcaggaaggagaggacccagagcagggcacacaggagcactgggaagCGCCGGGAGTGGtggcagggacagtgggacATGGGGAGGACAGACAGAGCTGTCACAGCACTGAAGGCTGTCAGCAGGTAGACACTGGCAGTGAAGGCAAACAGGATGATGATGTTCAGCACAGTTGTCACTCCCTGTGAGCCCAGCTCATGACAGAGGCTCTCTGGGACATAAAATATCCCCAGGGTGATGGtgatggagaggaggaaggtgaaGCCAGCGATGGCCAGGTTGAGGATGAAGATGGTGACAGGGTTCCTGTGGATGTGGAAGCTGAGGAGCCAGAGGACAGCCCCATTCCCAACCATCCCACAGAGGCAGATGAGGAGTGTGACAGGGATTTTGCTCAAGTGGCTGCTTTCACAGTCGGTCCAGTTGTAGGAGTTGTCCTCACTCCAGCTCCTGTTAGATGCCATCCCACTGGATTGGCTCCAGCAAGCGGGGCTGGCTCTTTCCGTGGCAGAGGATGTATCCATTGTGacacctctgctgcttctccttcccctcacaCAGCTGGAGGGGTGAGAAACAGAGACACATTGGCAACACTCTGTCCACCACATGTGGCTTTCCCCATCTTGTCCCATGCCCCAACTTCCACATGGGGGAATACAGAGAGAGGTGAGGAACAGGACAAATGGAAAATAGGATGTGGGATGTGGATATGGACATGCCTGGCACAAAAGCCAGGGATATGCCTCCTTCCTGGATTTGAACAGGACAGatctggaggaggaaaataattgAAGAAGGACATCTTTGGAGATACCAAAGAATGAGAGGCTTTGGGGTGTGTCTGATCTGGATTCTCAGGCATCTAATATTGTAGTTGATATCACTGACCTGCTGGGTTCCTTCAGCAGGACACTCATTTCAGtatccccccttccccccacctTTTTCCATAATATTTATAGGTCTTAATACCCTACAGACTGCTATTCCCTCATCAGATTTGGTGAAAATTGATGATCAGGTTCCACACCAGTGGTGGGGGGACAACACTGATTAagctgaaaaaacccacccagaaGAGTCTGACCTTCTTTCCTCTCGCAGCCTGAAGAATTCCACTGGAGCAGACGCGCTGCAGTCTCACATCACCTCACACTCgccagctgctgtccctgcaaTGGGATCTCCAGGAGTTTTGCTGGAATTATCACTTGGAAAATGGGAGCGAAGCCTTCCGGGTGAGCCTGAGCAGTGTCTGGCATGGGGTCTGTCCCTGGTCCTTTCACATCCCCCTTTTCTCAGTGTTGACTCATGTTCTCAAGGGCTCTTGCAAAGGGGGAACTATTCCCCCGCCTGTGACGGTAGTAGGGTTCTGGTTCTAATCTACTCTTGGCTTTGTACAGGAAATGACTAACAAAAGAGAGCCTCAGAAAAGAGACCTATGGGAAAAGAATTTGTCTCCGTGTCAGgttcctctttccttttaaagcaaCCCCAATCTCAAAATATGATCTTTGAACTGGCtgaatttttctcctcccattCCAGGGGTGGATCTTTAGGACCCTGCACTACAAACTTGCTGGGAAACTTCGATTTCTGCTTCAAATCTGGTTTTGCCACTTGTATACCACAAACTCAGTAATACTTGACCTTCGCCACACAGTTTCCAAGAGGATTCTACTTTGTGTGTCAAGGAGCTCGTGGAATAATAAAATCTGGGCATGAGATGCAGCATGGGCAGATGGCAGAGGGATGATTCAGGATTTCAGGAATAGAAGAAGGGGTGAATCAATGCTGCTTGACTGGCTTTAGCCATTGGGAAGTTACAGAGCTCATCTAAGTTGTCTTCCACACTCCCTTTGGAGTCATTCAGCACCAAAATTAATTCCATGGAATTTCTAGAAAGCTGGAGTGAGGTGAGATGATTCCTACCCAGACTCACATGCATCTGGGAGCAGGGATATTCCTGCTGAGAACTGGCGTGTGTAAGGACCCAAGGACCAGAACTGTCTCCTCTCTTCCTTGCTGATGCTGTGTTTGTGTCCCAAACTGTGGAATGCAAATCTCACATCCTCTCACCAAGCTGACCCTTTACAGTGCAAACAGGTCATGATCCAGTATCTAAAGGGCCTCCAAGagacaagggcatggagtgacaggacaaggggcaatggccTTACACTGACAGAGAGggggtttagattggatattgggaaaaaattattccctGTGAGACTGGCACTGAAACAtgttgcctagagaagctgtggctgccccatcaaGTCCTGTGCTTGATTAAAGAACAGAATTCCCCAGGATCTCTCATCTTCTGCTTCCCTGAGCAACGTCCTGAGCATGTTCTCTAGAAATCTGGATTTCCC encodes:
- the LOC116789068 gene encoding mas-related G-protein coupled receptor member D-like, encoding MDTSSATERASPACWSQSSGMASNRSWSEDNSYNWTDCESSHLSKIPVTLLICLCGMVGNGAVLWLLSFHIHRNPVTIFILNLAIAGFTFLLSITITLGIFYVPESLCHELGSQGVTTVLNIIILFAFTASVYLLTAFSAVTALSVLPMSHCPCHHSRRFPVLLCALLWVLSFLLTMTLYSHPSALITFVLSYLLSVLTLICSGLTLLVFLCCSWKHPPRKLCAVVLLAVIFFPFFTADFGYWLLLRVFDFSVFVLSASLPLVCANSSVHPLIYFLAGSCEKKFTLSVSAAFQRTFEDVSEPQNRDNTVESS